A genomic region of Paenibacillus sp. PL2-23 contains the following coding sequences:
- a CDS encoding phosphatidylglycerol lysyltransferase domain-containing protein has product MDRITETRLNRLIERCGQGSHTHLYYLGDKEWFWDSKREALIAYRSIGNRRIALGDPSGHPRSMRRAVQQFIETCKQDRCIPAFYQTKSDMLPVYRELGLRAAKIGEEAIIDLTGFHMNGKAWLKQRNRLSKFRKSGYSFEVLTPPYTCQLMDRLASISNEWLQQRKEKSFSVGAFHRDYVSRFPIAVMTGQGGRIEAFLTVAGACQEATETAQLNVDLMRYSADCPQGTMDYLILSLCLWGKEQGYGRCSLGMAPLANINDMLVARLLYKYGNRIYNFKGLYEFKNKFEPNWEDVYLVYPPAGFSVTAALVALAIHSPVSASQAARMAESARYQESSI; this is encoded by the coding sequence ATGGATCGCATTACGGAGACTCGGCTGAATCGCCTGATCGAACGCTGTGGACAAGGGTCGCACACGCATCTGTATTACCTGGGCGATAAGGAATGGTTCTGGGACTCCAAGCGCGAGGCGCTTATCGCATACCGATCTATAGGTAACCGAAGAATAGCCTTAGGCGATCCATCCGGCCATCCGCGCTCGATGAGACGCGCCGTTCAGCAATTCATAGAGACCTGCAAGCAGGACCGCTGCATTCCGGCCTTCTATCAGACCAAGTCGGACATGCTGCCCGTATACCGGGAGCTCGGCCTGCGCGCCGCCAAGATCGGCGAGGAGGCCATCATCGACCTGACGGGCTTCCATATGAACGGCAAAGCATGGCTCAAGCAACGGAACAGACTGAGCAAATTCCGCAAGAGCGGGTATAGCTTCGAGGTGCTTACGCCACCCTATACCTGTCAGCTGATGGACCGTCTGGCTTCCATCTCTAACGAATGGCTGCAGCAGCGCAAGGAGAAAAGCTTCTCCGTCGGCGCCTTCCATCGCGACTATGTCAGCCGCTTTCCCATCGCGGTCATGACAGGCCAAGGTGGCCGCATCGAAGCGTTCCTGACGGTAGCGGGAGCATGCCAGGAAGCGACAGAGACGGCGCAGCTGAATGTCGACCTGATGCGTTATTCCGCAGATTGTCCGCAGGGCACCATGGACTATCTCATTCTATCGCTTTGCCTGTGGGGCAAGGAACAGGGCTACGGCCGCTGCAGCCTCGGCATGGCGCCGCTCGCGAACATCAACGACATGCTTGTCGCCCGGCTGCTCTATAAGTACGGGAATCGGATCTATAACTTCAAGGGACTGTACGAGTTCAAAAATAAATTCGAGCCGAACTGGGAGGATGTCTATCTCGTCTATCCTCCTGCAGGCTTCTCGGTAACGGCGGCACTGGTGGCGCTTGCCATTCATTCTCCGGTATCGGCGTCCCAAGCGGCTCGGATGGCCGAATCGGCTCGATACCAGGAATCCTCCATCTAA
- a CDS encoding LLM class flavin-dependent oxidoreductase codes for MIEIGISTFLETTPHPKTGAAISHAERLRNAVEEIVVAEQAGLDVYGVGEHHRADYAASAPAIVLAAAASRTNRIRLSSAVTVLSSADPVRVYQDFASVDGLSSGRAEIMAGRGSFTESFPLFGQRLDDYDELFEQNLELLLAIRESELVTWRGGHRPAIRSRGVYPRAVQEPLPVWIASGGNPESAFRAGMLGLPIVFAIIGGMPERFAPLVNLYKQAAAQAGHDPAKLQIATHSHGFLADTTEEAAELFFPYNQAQMNTIGRERGWPHYDRAAYDNARSLRGALYVGDPEYVAEKIVLLHNNLGITRFFHHVDIGSMPHREVLRSIELLGTKVAPIVRKELARNAPKA; via the coding sequence ATGATTGAAATTGGCATCAGTACCTTTCTGGAGACGACGCCGCATCCCAAGACGGGAGCCGCCATCAGCCATGCGGAGCGTCTGCGCAATGCGGTGGAGGAGATCGTCGTAGCGGAGCAGGCCGGTCTCGACGTATACGGAGTAGGGGAGCATCATCGCGCGGATTACGCCGCCAGTGCGCCGGCCATTGTGCTGGCCGCCGCCGCTTCCAGAACAAATCGGATTCGGCTGAGCAGCGCCGTCACGGTGCTGTCCTCAGCCGACCCCGTTCGAGTCTATCAGGACTTCGCTTCAGTGGACGGTCTGTCGAGCGGAAGAGCGGAGATTATGGCGGGACGAGGCTCCTTCACGGAATCCTTCCCTTTGTTCGGGCAGAGACTGGATGATTACGATGAGCTGTTCGAGCAAAACCTGGAGCTGCTGCTCGCTATACGAGAATCGGAGCTGGTCACCTGGCGAGGCGGCCATCGGCCGGCCATTCGGAGCCGCGGCGTCTACCCGCGCGCCGTTCAGGAGCCGCTGCCGGTATGGATCGCAAGCGGCGGCAATCCGGAGTCGGCGTTCCGCGCCGGAATGCTCGGCCTGCCGATCGTATTCGCCATTATCGGCGGCATGCCGGAGCGGTTCGCTCCGCTTGTGAATTTGTACAAGCAAGCGGCGGCGCAAGCGGGTCATGATCCCGCCAAGCTCCAGATCGCCACCCATTCGCACGGCTTCCTCGCCGACACGACGGAGGAAGCGGCGGAGCTGTTCTTCCCGTACAATCAAGCCCAGATGAACACCATCGGCCGGGAGCGCGGGTGGCCGCATTATGATCGCGCCGCCTACGACAACGCGCGCAGCCTGCGAGGCGCCCTTTATGTCGGCGATCCTGAATATGTAGCGGAGAAGATTGTTCTGCTCCATAACAATCTGGGCATTACCCGCTTCTTTCATCATGTCGATATCGGCTCTATGCCGCATCGCGAGGTGCTGCGCTCCATCGAGCTGTTAGGCACCAAGGTGGCCCCGATTGTCCGCAAGGAGCTGGCGAGGAACGCGCCGAAAGCCTAA